A portion of the Stigmatella aurantiaca DW4/3-1 genome contains these proteins:
- a CDS encoding phage tail protein — protein MAEAKVLKVRDEGPRAGALAVPFRAYSFKLLMGGSVQGHFAQCTGLRSRVEVIPLREQGRTVVRKLSGPLGSGSVSLNYGLSTSSELWDWFLASMEGHGQSKTVSILMLGVDGITEVFRYELLECWLRDWECAAVDARRQQAALSRLVLSFEAIRRG, from the coding sequence ATGGCTGAAGCCAAGGTCCTGAAGGTCCGGGACGAGGGCCCTCGCGCCGGAGCCCTGGCGGTTCCTTTTCGGGCATACAGTTTCAAGTTGCTCATGGGGGGCTCGGTGCAGGGGCACTTCGCCCAGTGCACGGGGCTGCGATCCCGGGTGGAGGTCATTCCACTCCGGGAGCAGGGGAGGACGGTGGTGCGCAAGCTCTCGGGCCCGTTGGGCTCGGGCTCCGTGTCGCTGAACTATGGCCTGAGCACCTCGTCCGAGCTGTGGGATTGGTTCCTGGCGTCGATGGAAGGACACGGCCAGAGCAAGACGGTCTCCATCCTGATGCTGGGGGTGGATGGCATCACCGAGGTGTTCCGTTACGAACTGCTGGAGTGTTGGCTTCGCGATTGGGAATGCGCGGCGGTCGATGCGCGCCGCCAGCAAGCTGCCCTCTCCCGGCTGGTCCTGTCCTTCGAGGCCATTCGCCGTGGGTGA
- a CDS encoding putative baseplate assembly protein, producing the protein MSLPSPHLDDRTFRQLLEEAHLRMAGKCPEWASLGPHDPEKVLLEAFAHLTEMMLHRLNRLPEKAYVEFLRLLGVRLQPPSAAAVALRFSLETPAEYPVDIPRGTRVTTARTEVGAEPVVFTTAEAGRILQGASEVRVQAYHCEQIDAERVGYGTGQPGLTVKVARPPLIAPTGDGLDVVVGVEAEPHELDGRAPARRHEGRLYRVWWEVDDFAYLAPNEPAYRVDRATGTITFAPAARTLGDEGGLGEARALAGVPPAGRAILVWYRRGGGTLGNVIAHSLEVLEEPIASVKVTNPRPATGGRAAETLENALVRGPQERHSLRRAITAGDFELLAQRASSAVARAKAFTLAQAWAHAPAGTVQVMLVPHLPPELQGCHGEGVTAGRLRRHQGEEVRARVQRELEARRPLGTVCQVAWARYKTVSVVARVVAQPTEDAEALKLRLLERLYRTLSPLPSMLHPGGWGFGQPLRTSQLRDLFLAEPGVRAVERVRVRVDEVPREVRALAADASQPRTFYAGGDETLFRSGNAGEGWEPVGRFSGEQVEVVEAHPSRAGWVAVASRLRGETPTRSRVSLSRDCCETWEPATATLDEVKDLAWTVREGTPVLFIATVAGLFEWVLKPGTAPRAVLVDPAQPGMGFCAVATASDVGGGVCVAVAAMEQGGVLLSDQEGRAGTFWHIGLRGQGVRVLEVQREGPNAFLWAGLGTFHEEETGAGCMRWELSGGEPPPGGWRAFNVGWEGGSCLSLAFAGATVHAGTQWAGVLSQEGGPGPSVWRRPEEHSRSPVYALASQGGGFPVLSGRPKGVFRRSRGSECDEPCSQWEFSEEVTVPPTWLLCSGFHELEVGGEDEEC; encoded by the coding sequence ATGTCACTTCCGTCCCCCCATTTGGATGACCGCACCTTCAGGCAACTCCTGGAGGAGGCTCACCTGCGCATGGCCGGAAAGTGCCCGGAGTGGGCCTCGCTCGGCCCGCATGATCCGGAGAAGGTGCTGTTGGAGGCCTTCGCCCACCTGACGGAGATGATGCTGCACCGGCTCAACCGTCTGCCGGAGAAGGCCTACGTGGAGTTTCTCCGGTTGCTGGGGGTGCGGCTTCAGCCACCCTCCGCCGCGGCGGTGGCGCTGCGCTTCAGCCTGGAGACTCCCGCCGAGTACCCGGTGGACATCCCTCGCGGCACGCGCGTCACCACGGCGCGGACGGAGGTGGGTGCCGAGCCGGTGGTGTTCACCACCGCCGAGGCAGGCCGCATCCTCCAGGGCGCCTCGGAGGTGAGGGTGCAGGCCTACCACTGCGAGCAGATCGACGCGGAGCGGGTGGGGTACGGCACGGGCCAGCCAGGGCTCACCGTGAAGGTCGCGCGGCCCCCGCTGATTGCCCCCACGGGAGATGGGCTGGATGTGGTGGTGGGCGTGGAGGCGGAACCCCACGAGTTGGATGGCCGCGCGCCGGCACGAAGGCACGAGGGCCGCCTCTACCGCGTGTGGTGGGAGGTGGACGACTTCGCCTACCTGGCGCCCAACGAGCCCGCGTACCGGGTGGACCGGGCCACGGGCACCATCACCTTCGCGCCCGCGGCGCGAACCCTGGGGGACGAGGGAGGGCTGGGCGAGGCCCGGGCCCTGGCGGGCGTTCCTCCCGCGGGCCGGGCCATCCTCGTCTGGTACCGGCGCGGCGGGGGGACGTTGGGCAACGTCATCGCCCACAGCTTGGAGGTGCTCGAGGAGCCCATTGCCAGCGTGAAGGTGACCAATCCCCGTCCGGCCACGGGAGGCCGGGCCGCGGAGACGCTGGAGAATGCGCTGGTGCGCGGGCCTCAGGAGCGGCACTCCCTGCGGCGGGCCATCACCGCGGGGGACTTCGAGTTGCTGGCACAGCGCGCGTCGAGCGCGGTGGCGCGCGCCAAGGCGTTCACGTTGGCGCAGGCCTGGGCGCATGCGCCCGCCGGAACGGTGCAGGTGATGTTGGTGCCGCACCTGCCCCCGGAGCTGCAAGGCTGTCATGGCGAAGGGGTAACGGCGGGGCGGCTGCGCAGGCACCAGGGCGAGGAGGTGCGGGCCCGGGTCCAACGGGAGCTGGAGGCGCGCCGCCCGTTGGGCACCGTGTGCCAGGTGGCCTGGGCCCGCTACAAGACCGTGAGCGTGGTGGCGCGCGTGGTGGCGCAGCCCACGGAGGATGCGGAAGCCCTGAAGCTCCGCCTCCTGGAGCGGCTCTACCGGACGCTCTCGCCGCTGCCCTCGATGCTGCACCCGGGCGGGTGGGGCTTCGGGCAGCCGCTTCGCACGTCGCAACTCCGGGACCTCTTTCTGGCCGAACCCGGCGTCCGCGCGGTGGAGCGGGTGCGGGTGCGGGTGGACGAGGTGCCTCGCGAGGTCCGCGCGCTGGCGGCGGACGCCTCGCAACCCCGCACCTTTTATGCGGGGGGGGACGAGACGCTCTTCCGCTCCGGAAACGCGGGGGAGGGCTGGGAGCCCGTGGGGCGCTTCTCGGGGGAGCAGGTGGAGGTGGTGGAGGCGCATCCGTCCCGCGCGGGGTGGGTGGCGGTGGCGTCGCGGCTGCGGGGAGAGACGCCCACGCGCTCGCGCGTGTCCCTGTCACGCGACTGCTGTGAAACGTGGGAGCCGGCCACCGCCACATTGGACGAGGTGAAGGACCTGGCCTGGACGGTGCGGGAGGGCACGCCCGTGCTGTTCATCGCCACGGTGGCCGGGCTTTTCGAGTGGGTGCTCAAGCCGGGGACGGCGCCCCGTGCGGTGCTGGTGGACCCGGCGCAACCGGGGATGGGGTTTTGCGCGGTGGCCACGGCCTCCGACGTGGGCGGAGGGGTGTGCGTCGCGGTGGCGGCGATGGAGCAAGGGGGGGTCCTCTTGTCCGATCAGGAGGGCCGTGCGGGCACCTTCTGGCACATCGGGCTGCGGGGACAGGGCGTGCGCGTGCTGGAGGTGCAGCGCGAGGGTCCGAACGCCTTCCTCTGGGCGGGGCTGGGGACGTTCCACGAGGAGGAGACCGGAGCGGGGTGCATGCGGTGGGAGCTGTCGGGGGGAGAGCCGCCTCCAGGCGGATGGCGTGCCTTCAACGTGGGATGGGAGGGGGGGAGCTGCTTGTCCCTCGCCTTCGCCGGGGCCACGGTGCACGCGGGCACGCAATGGGCGGGGGTGCTGTCCCAGGAGGGGGGGCCAGGCCCCTCCGTGTGGCGGCGGCCGGAGGAGCATTCCCGCTCGCCCGTGTACGCCCTGGCGTCCCAAGGCGGTGGCTTCCCGGTGCTGTCGGGGCGTCCGAAGGGGGTGTTCCGCCGGTCCCGGGGCAGCGAATGCGACGAGCCCTGCTCGCAGTGGGAGTTCTCGGAGGAGGTGACGGTGCCGCCCACCTGGCTGCTGTGCTCCGGCTTCCATGAACTGGAAGTGGGAGGGGAAGATGAGGAGTGCTGA
- a CDS encoding phage tail protein → MRSAELVQLLPGVFQQAPQMGLRLKALLDAMEGFHAPSEAALAEVDALFDPRRTPDGFVSFLARWMDLELPVTTGLGRLRELVAAGAELSQWRGTARGLLLFLSTATGRRDFELDECVLGPDGIPRAFHICLRAPEELMPHRALLEQIIHREKPAYVTYELHFTATEAAGPSAP, encoded by the coding sequence ATGAGGAGTGCTGAGCTGGTCCAGTTGCTGCCGGGGGTCTTCCAACAGGCCCCCCAGATGGGCCTCCGGCTGAAGGCGCTGCTGGATGCGATGGAGGGGTTCCACGCTCCCTCGGAAGCGGCGCTGGCGGAGGTGGATGCGCTCTTTGATCCACGCAGGACGCCGGATGGCTTCGTGTCCTTCCTGGCGCGCTGGATGGACCTGGAGTTGCCGGTGACGACGGGGCTGGGGCGGCTCAGGGAGCTGGTGGCGGCCGGGGCGGAGCTGTCCCAGTGGCGGGGGACGGCACGGGGCCTGCTGCTCTTCCTGTCCACGGCCACGGGCCGCCGGGACTTCGAGCTGGACGAGTGCGTCCTGGGGCCGGATGGGATTCCCCGGGCCTTTCACATCTGCCTTCGTGCCCCCGAGGAGCTGATGCCCCACCGCGCGCTGCTCGAGCAAATCATCCACCGCGAGAAGCCAGCCTACGTCACCTATGAGCTGCACTTCACGGCGACCGAGGCGGCCGGGCCGAGCGCCCCGTAA
- a CDS encoding FAD-binding oxidoreductase has product MSTAALPDAFLRAISEGFPSDFLTREPGELAEYGRDWTRVHTPAPAAVALPRTTDEVSRLLALCHAHQVAVVPSGGRTGLAAGAVAARGELVLSLQRMNHMGPVDVLGNTVRVQAGAVTEAVHQHCAPYGLTWPVDFASKGSSHVGGNIATNAGGVKVIRYGLTRQWVLGLQVVTAQGQVLELNGALEKNNTGMDLRQLFIGSEGTLGVITEATLKLTRLPGKQEVFLFAVPDVAAVLKLFRDARQAPLLISAYEFFTDKCLARVQRHRKLRSPFEAPSGCYVLLEAEASDAAGVEAWLGSLFERGLVTDGTQAQGASQAAELWALRESISESLSATGLPHKNDISLPIAALEAFCGELDAFFLARYPDWEICLFGHIGDGNLHVNVMKPDAMDKGEFLAHTKPADHDIFALVRKHAGSISAEHGIGLLKKDYLSYTRAPAELELLRALKRTMDPANILNPGKILDP; this is encoded by the coding sequence ATGTCCACCGCCGCGCTGCCCGACGCCTTCCTTCGAGCCATCTCCGAGGGCTTTCCCTCCGACTTCCTCACCCGTGAGCCAGGAGAACTGGCGGAGTACGGCAGGGACTGGACGCGTGTGCACACACCCGCGCCCGCGGCGGTGGCCCTGCCGCGCACCACGGACGAGGTGTCCCGGCTTCTGGCTTTGTGCCATGCGCATCAGGTGGCCGTGGTGCCCTCGGGCGGACGGACGGGGCTGGCGGCGGGCGCGGTGGCGGCCCGGGGCGAACTGGTGCTCTCTCTGCAGCGGATGAACCACATGGGCCCGGTGGATGTGCTGGGCAACACGGTGCGGGTGCAGGCGGGAGCGGTGACGGAGGCGGTGCACCAGCACTGCGCCCCGTATGGGCTGACGTGGCCGGTGGACTTCGCCTCCAAGGGGTCCAGCCATGTGGGCGGCAACATCGCCACCAACGCCGGGGGGGTGAAGGTCATCCGGTATGGGCTGACGCGCCAGTGGGTGCTGGGGCTCCAGGTGGTGACGGCGCAGGGGCAGGTGCTGGAGCTCAACGGCGCGCTGGAGAAGAACAACACGGGCATGGACTTGCGCCAGCTCTTCATCGGCAGCGAGGGCACGCTGGGGGTGATCACCGAGGCCACGCTCAAGCTGACGCGGCTGCCGGGCAAGCAGGAGGTGTTCCTCTTCGCGGTGCCGGACGTGGCGGCCGTGCTGAAGCTGTTCCGGGATGCGCGCCAGGCACCGCTGTTGATCTCCGCTTACGAGTTCTTCACGGACAAGTGCCTGGCGCGGGTGCAGCGCCACCGCAAGCTGCGCTCTCCCTTCGAGGCCCCCAGCGGGTGCTATGTGCTGCTGGAGGCGGAGGCCTCGGATGCGGCGGGCGTGGAGGCGTGGCTGGGCTCGCTCTTCGAGCGGGGGCTGGTGACGGACGGCACCCAGGCGCAAGGCGCCTCGCAGGCCGCGGAGCTATGGGCTCTGCGCGAGAGCATCAGCGAGAGCCTGTCGGCCACGGGCCTGCCGCACAAGAACGACATTTCGCTGCCCATCGCCGCGCTGGAGGCGTTCTGCGGGGAACTGGATGCGTTCTTCCTGGCGCGCTACCCGGACTGGGAGATCTGCCTCTTCGGACACATTGGCGACGGCAACCTGCACGTCAACGTGATGAAGCCAGACGCGATGGACAAGGGCGAGTTCCTGGCGCACACGAAGCCGGCGGACCACGACATCTTCGCGCTGGTGCGCAAGCACGCCGGCAGCATCTCCGCCGAGCACGGCATTGGCCTGCTGAAGAAGGACTACCTCTCGTATACGCGCGCCCCCGCGGAGCTGGAGTTGCTCCGGGCGCTCAAGCGGACGATGGATCCCGCCAACATCCTCAACCCGGGAAAGATCCTCGACCCGTGA
- a CDS encoding lysophospholipid acyltransferase family protein: MFTRLAMLFVSPFGEMRRLRFGQAVMHRFFKAAAWLFGIQITHEGPLPAPGSMVVANHHSYMDIVALGAMVPCFFLSKAEVSRWPLLGPGAAAAGIAFVKRDSPRSRKAALETLLRRVQAGFTVVNFPSGTTCRQGETVRFRTGLFRVIAGTPVCLVPTSLRYEDGAADWVGDATFVGHLVRLAAKPRLRVHVAFHRPLNARDSGGDALRDACEGLVNASISSSTKEG; the protein is encoded by the coding sequence GTGTTCACGCGCTTGGCGATGCTGTTCGTCTCCCCCTTCGGGGAGATGCGGCGCCTGCGGTTCGGCCAAGCCGTGATGCACAGGTTCTTCAAGGCGGCCGCGTGGCTGTTCGGCATCCAAATCACCCACGAGGGTCCCCTTCCTGCTCCCGGCAGCATGGTGGTCGCCAACCATCACTCCTACATGGACATCGTGGCATTGGGTGCGATGGTGCCGTGCTTCTTCCTGTCCAAGGCCGAGGTGAGCCGGTGGCCGTTGTTGGGCCCGGGGGCTGCCGCGGCGGGGATCGCCTTCGTGAAGCGGGACTCACCCCGCAGCCGCAAGGCCGCCCTCGAAACCCTCTTGCGGCGGGTCCAGGCGGGTTTCACCGTGGTGAACTTCCCCTCTGGCACGACGTGTCGCCAGGGGGAGACGGTTCGCTTTCGCACGGGGCTGTTCAGGGTCATTGCGGGCACGCCCGTGTGTCTGGTGCCGACCTCCCTGCGCTACGAAGACGGCGCCGCGGACTGGGTCGGAGACGCGACTTTCGTGGGTCACCTCGTCCGGCTGGCGGCCAAGCCCCGTCTCCGCGTCCACGTGGCGTTTCACAGGCCGCTGAATGCCAGGGACTCGGGGGGCGATGCCCTGCGCGACGCGTGTGAAGGGCTGGTCAACGCCTCGATTTCTTCAAGCACGAAGGAGGGCTGA